CGAATCGCTCTCGCTGGCCGCTGGCgggttaaaacaaacaaacaaacaaaaaaaaaaacccttttcctcctgattttttatcttaattttggatggtttggttttggtttgttgtgttttttttcctgcgaGATTTCTTCCCCCGACGCGCTCTGCTCTTCTCACCCGTTTGCTGGAAGGTCAAATGGAGCTGCGGAAGTGTCTGTACATAGATACATCGCTTCTCCAGCCGGAGAAAGGTTTCTGGTTGCCAAAGCGAACGCCGTCTGCGGCACTGTTTTTATGGTTTttggtgtggtggtggtggtctttttttttttttttttttttttggcgttatttgccttttttcctcttccacgTATTTCCTAGGCGGCTACCGAGAGCCGAGCTGGGCTGGCGGCAACCCCACCGCTACCCCGGAGTAGAAAGGTAAGGCTAAATTACTGCaattcagccaaaaaaaaaaaaagaatatatatatattttttatatatatatatatatatacgatcctcttcaaaaataaaaggagaggtACCGCCTGCATCTTTGCAACTGGCTCCCGGCAGCCGAACGCCGGCAAGTCCATCGCCGCCGAACCGCGGAGCCGGGCATCCCCCCGGGCGGCTGAGCGGTGGCCGCCGTCTCCCCCCGACGCGGAGCCGTCCGCGGCGTTCTGTCGTTTTTCTCCGCGGCAAAGAACCGAAGGCGCGCGAACGCGAAAGTGGAACGATGGGCGAATACAGCAGGACGTCACTGGAAAGAGCTGCCTTAGGGTACAAAATACAGTACGGACGCGGTTCGGACATCGAGATAAAAGACTATTGCTCCCGTGTGAGTGAGGAAACCCAGTCCTTTGCGACGGAGGAGGATTAAAAACGGGATCAACGGAAGAAATTCGCGTTAAAAATCCCTTTAAAAACAGCTACGGAGGCGGGGAAGGGCGGGATGGGGTTTGGAGGACGGACGGACGGATGGACAGACGACGTCCCCCGGGGctctgctgggttttggggCGAGGCGGGGAGTTGGCGTCCCCCCGCCTCGCCAAGACGAGTCGCTGCCGGCCGTTCCTCGCTTCCCAATAAATACGGAGCGAGCGGAGAGAGGGAGACGCCGGGATCCGCGACAATAAATTAAGGAGGCAGCTGAGATCGGAGGGCGGCCGTGCGCAGGGTCCCAAAAACTAGcggaaaaaattaattaaaaaaaaaaaaaaaaaaaaagtcctaaaaCTGGAGAAGCTGTCAGACAAGAAGACCTGAAACTTTGGAATGAAGAGCGATGAACCCCATTCAGTTCAGAGTTCCTGGGATAACGTGGctaaaaaaatacctttccgGAAAGGGCAGGATTGACCCGatttagctaaaaaaaaaaaaacaaaaaaaaacccaaaacaaaacaaaacaaaaaaagaccatttgagagtggaaaaatatgtttaatacGAGAGGTGATGGCTGGAGGGACCCCGCTGGCTCCGGCGCGGCTGGCCGAGGCGGCAGAGCCAGTGTGGCCAGgtggttaaaaacaaacaaaaaaaaataaaaagaggaggaaaaaaaccccaaaaaaccctaaaaaacccaaaggccccggctgccggggTGCAGAGTCCCGCCGGAGCTACCGAGCCACCGCCGCCGGCGTGAGGTACTGAGGAAAGGCGGCGAGTTGGTTTTgctaaaagaaaggaaaaaaaaaaaaaaaaaaaaggaggagaaggggcgGATTTTGGCGCCCGAGGGTCCCGGTCGGTGCCGGCGAAACGGTAACCGGGAAGGAAACCTGGCCGGGCCTTGCCGGTACGGAGCCGGCGCTCGCCGGAGGCCGCCTTATttggagagaaggggaagatCTCGCGCCCCGTCGAGCTTTCCTTGTGCTTTGTGCCTGCGTgaccctgcctctccctgcgcccccccgcgccctcgcacggggaagggggggggaaagtCGGAAGAAATCGTCAAAACCGAGAAAGTCTTCCTTAATTTGCAGGAACCTGCCAGCTTCCCGCTAGCTCGGGTGCGGGTTCCAGTTCGGGCGCCCGGAGTTTAGCAGTTTACATcccaaaaaaatcaaaaaaagaaaaaaaaaaggaaaaaaaaaagaaaaaaaatctggaaaaggaggaggggccggggggaggggagggggaaggaaaagaaaggtaaaaaaagaaaggaaaaatcacagaagagaGAACGGACGTTGGTCCAGAtgcggcccccccgccccggctctcGCTTCCGAAGGCTCCCGCTCGCCGGCTCCGTcgcgctccccccggccccgctcctcctctGCCGCCGAGGCTCCCGGCGCGTGGCGGCCGGCCTGGCGAGCCGCGGCTCCTCTccgcgcggcgcggccgccgcgaTGCTGGTTTCGACGCTGGCGGGGGGAAGGCACCGCGTCGGCTTTGGGAGAGGAGGCGAGGGGATCCCCCCCGCTCCGACCCCCCGAAAAGCAGGGAGTCCTCGGGGGGACGGCGGCGGCTCGTCCCGGTGCTGGCGCGGCACGCGGAGGAGGGAGGGCCGCGGTCGGCGTCGCGGTCGGGCCGgtttctctctctcgctctctccggcggcggcggcggggggggctcggggacCCCTTGGCCCCGTCACGGGGTTCGGGGCGAGGGGGGcccggggtggggtgggtggggggggagggatcAGGGAaaggggggcgtgggggggggccggcggcggggttCGGGGCGGGGGAGGCTCAGTCGTCGTCCACGTCGTCGCCGTCGGAGTCGTCGCCggcgccgctgccgctgccgggccCCGGGGGTCCGGCGCGTCGGTCGTAGAGCTTGTCCCGCTGACGCTCCTGGATGTCGCGCATCTCCTCGGCGTAGCGGCAGAAGGCGCCGCCGAACTTGGCCCAGGCCTTGTAGGGGACGGTGATGGCGTTGCGGTAGGACGGCTTCACCTCGCTCACCCGCAGGAAGACGCCGTACTTGTTGCAGCCCACGTCGAAGAAGAAGCGCTTGGAGTCCACGGTGATGGAGGTGCCCTCGGGCAGCTCCCCGTagagccccccgccgcccggcccgccgcccccggggccgcccagCTCGTCCTCCTCGCCCCCGTAGTCGTCGATCAGCTTGGCCAGGGCGTCGCGGAACTCGATCAGCCCCTGGGCGGGCAGGGCGATGGTCTGGCCGCTCTGCAGCCCGGGGGGGCCGCCCGGGAagccccccggcccgccgggccCGCGGTTGACGGTCTGGCGGATGCGGAGGAAGCGCCCGCGCTGGTTCTCCTTCAGGTCCAGGTAGTACTTGCGGTTCTCCCGCACCAGGAACTCGCTCTTgagggcgcggcgggggccggggccggcgccgtCCTCgccggggggcccggcggcctgGGCCAGCTGCTCGGGGCTGGAGGGGCCCAGCTGGGCGTAGTGCTCGATGAAGTCGCCCAGGTAGTCGCGGAACTCGGCGGCCACCGCCATGGAGAGCGTGAGGCGGCTCTTGGAGCCGCCCGCCCCCACCTCGGCGATCTTCAGGAAGCGGCCCTTGGCGTTCTGCTTGACGTCCAGGTAGAACCGCTTGTTCTGGATGTCCAGCCGCTTCGAGGCCAGCTCCTGCGTCTCCTGCtccgggcccgccccgccgccgccggaccCCCCGCCGgacccggccccgccgccgccgccgcctcctcctcctccgcggGCGGTGGCGaaccccccgccgccgccgccgccgctgccgccgcgctcGCTGCCGCTGTCCCCGTCCGCCATCTTGTCCgtccgcccgcccgccccgcgccggcccTTCCGCGCGCGCCGCCCCGCTTCCGGcgcgcggccccgcgccccgcccctcTGCGACAGAAGGTGACGTCACCGCCGCACTCCGCCGcggcgccccgcccccgccgcgtcACGTGGCGCCGACcgggccccgcccgccgcgtccccgcgcGCCCTCTGCCGCCGccacgccccccgccgccggagCCCCGCCCATCCCTCCCTTGGGGGCGGAGCCGTGACATcaccggcggccccgccccgccccgcctgtCGCTCACGGCCGCCGGCAGCTCCCATTGGCCGCGCCGCGGTGGTGGTGGGGTTGGAGGCCCGGAGCCCCGCCCCCTCCGGCTTGAGGGGGTGTATGACGTCACGGCCGGCCAGCCTGGCGTCATCGACAACGTTCAGCGGCGGGAAGGGGCGTCAGCGGCGATCTGGCAGCCGCCGGGTCCTCCCTGGGGCCCCCTTGGGGACCTCCGGCACCCGCGGGGCCtcaccgggacccccggggaccccccagaGCACCCTGGGGACGTCACGGGGGCACCTGGGGACACCCCGCGGCCTCCCGCTCCCCTCGCGCCAGGCGCAGGAGCTGCTCGGagacccccggccccgcggggaggCCCCGGCCCCGAGGCGGCACCGGCGGCGACAGCCGGCACCACGGCCCGGCTCACCTGGAGGGCCCCAGGCCGAGCGCGGGGACCACctgcccccggccgccccaAAAGGCCTGACCCCGCCGGGGGCGCCCCCGGCGCTGCGGAACGGCAGAAGCCACCGCGCGGGTGGCGAGGCCGAGGCGCCGGTCCCGTCCGCGGGGCCGAAGCAAACCTCAACGCGCCGGTGCCGGCGGTTTCTGTGAGCGCGGGGACCCAGCCCGAGGGCTGCCGGGGAGGACGGGGCGCAGGCACCCAGCGGCTGCTCGGCCTCAGCTGGGTGCCCGGAAGGTGCCGGAAGAGCATCCCCGGGAGAGGGGGTGCCCACGGGGGGGGTCACGCCTCACCAACCCCATCACCCGCTGCGGTGACGTGGCCGTGGGCTaccgggacccccagcacagTGCCCAGGTGTGGCTCCCCAGGTGCAGATGGACAGACAGCCCACCCacccgcccccccggggggtGCAGCCCACAGCCCCGTTTGAGGGGACCCCTTGTGTGGAGTGGGGGGGCTGTGATCCACCTTGGGGCCTGCGGGGGCttcttttggggagggggttcccccaggcaggtcctgcttcagCAGCTCCCCACCCGCGGGGGGCACCGCAGCCCCCGACAGCcgcaccccagggccccccccccacccttcccagcacccacccagggCGCAGGGACAGCGCCAgtggggtccccccaccccaaacaccACCCTGAGGCCATGAGCACCTcccggggggggacacacagcaCCTtgcccccccccgtgtcccctcccgcTGCTGACGACAGTAACAGCTACAAacacccccctgtgccccccgcccctgcacccatgggtgctgcccaCCCTGGCGCAGACAGAGTCCGGGTCTCCACACATAAACTCTTTATATGGGGGGGGCACACAGTGGGGCGAGGGGGGGGCGGCTCAGCTCGCCCCAGAAAATGCCCAGTGGGTGCTCGGGGGGGTTTGATGTGACCCACGGGCCCCCactgtgggtgctgtgggggggTTGGTGTGACCCACGGGACCCCCCacaggtgctgggggggtcgGTGGGACCCACGGGCCCCCCACGGGCGCCGGGGGGGTCTCAGTGGGGCAGCTCGTGGGGGATCAGCTTGTAGTGGGCGCCGCAGGAGGGGCAGCGCTGGGCCTCCCCCTGGTGCAGCCAGAACCAGACGACGTAGCTGTTGTCCTCTTCGCCTGGgcggggaggaagaggagggtgggACGGGAGGACGGACAGAGGGAGGCGGGCGggacggacacacggacagaGGGAGGGGGGCACTCACAGACGCAGCCCACGATGCGCTTGTTGCTGATGGAGGGGACGAGGTTGGGCTCCTCCTTGGTGCCCGCGTAGCGCTTCGGCCGGAACATGCTGTAGGGGTcctgggggcggcggggggggcgcggggtgAGAgggggcacccccaaaccctcccccccccgtcccccagaccccccccccgccgcacccggggccccccccgcaccccccggcccccgcacTCACCAGGCCCTTGTTCATGGCCTCCAGCACCTTCCGCTCCAGCCCCGTCGCCTGCTCCTCGTCGCTGGCCAGGCCGcctgcgggcagggcgggccGGGCGGTCAGAGCGGCAGGCCGCGgcctggcccccccccccggtgccggttcccccgcccctcccggcccccccccACTCACCGGGGACGGCGAGGcagcgggcgggcgcggcgcgggcgggggcggcgggcagcagccgcAGGGCCGCGCTCACCCGCAGTAACCTTGaggccatggcggcggcggcggcggcaaaCGGCGCTTCCGGTGGCGGCGGCGGAAGCGGAAGTGGCGGCGCCGAGGGAGAGGGGGGCGGAGCGTGCGGGTTAGCCACGCCCCTTGGGCGGTGGGCGCGCCTCGCCCCGGCGACCGGAGCCACGCCCCTAGCAGCAGGCCACGCCCGCTGTGGCTGGAAGCCCCGCCCCCCAGCagctggccccgcccccccgtgcGGCCCCagggggcattgggggggggggggtgatggCGGGGcgggtggccctggggaggggacacccggggggacggggacggtgTCCCCGGAGCCATGGGGACAGGAGACccccgggggggacggggacaccccagggggacagggacaccccagAGGGGAAGGGGACGATGAccccagggccatggggacgggagacccccggggggggcggggacaccccagggggacagggacaccccagAGGGGAAGGGGACGATGAccccagggccatggggacGGGAGACCCCCcgggggggatggggacaccccagggggGAAGGGGACGATGAccccagggccatggggacGGGAGACCCCcaggggggatggggacaccccagaggggaaggggacgatgtccccagggccatggggaTGGGACACccccgggggggacgggggcacccggggggggcTGAGACACCCCAGAGGGGACAAGGACGATGACCCCGGAGCCATGGGTCCAGGAGACccctgggggggacagggacacccggggggggacagggacgatGTCTccagggccatggggacagcagACCCCTGGGGGGGACAAGGACACCCAGGGGGACAAGGACGATGtccccagggccatggggatggggcaccatgggggcacagggacacccCAGAGGGGAAGGGGACGATGTCCCCGGAGCCATGGGGACAGGAGACCCCCGGGGGGGACAGAGACCCccggggggacagggacaccccagAGGGGAAGGGGACGATGACCCCAGAGCCAGGGGGACAGGAGACCCccggggggacagggacaccccagAGGGGAAGGGGACGGTGTCCCCGGAGCCATGGGGACAGGAGACCCCCGGGGGGGACAGAGACCCccggggggacagggacaccccagAGGGGAAGGGGACGATGACCCCAGAGCCAGGGGGACAGGAGACCCccggggggacagggacaccccagAGGGGAAGGGGACGGTGTCCCCGGAGCCATGGGGACAGGAGACCcccgggggggacagggacacccgggggggaaggggatgaTGACCCCGGGGCCACTGGTCCAGAAGACCcccggggggcacagggacacccaggggggggacagggacgatgtccccagggccatggggacGGGACACCCCCGGACGCTGGGGACAGCCGTCGCtggggtgacagggacagcCGGggacaccccccgccccccagttTCCCCGTGGGGGCTCGGCTGCTTACTCATCCCCACGGGCCCCAAACCCCCGGGGTTTGCCCCGTTTTAAGGCCAGCGCTGGTTTGGTGTCGTCtgcgtgtccccccccccgtcccctgaTTTTGCAGGctgggggcacccatgggtgctgcaggggggtgggggggtggcggcTGACGGGGCCTCCTGCGCTTGGGGGTGtgggatatttaaaaaaaatcaataaaaatcaattaaaaaaaaggagaaaatatgggagggggggggggaaaaaaaaaaaaatagaagcagcgTGGCCATGCGGCGGGGGGGCCGTGGGCGCGTGCcaagggaggagggcaggacgGGACGGCGCAGGCCGGCACCGCGGCACCCGCCCAGCTCGCCGGGACGGCACCCGCCGCCGAcaccctcacccccaccccggggtgccccgcttttcttaatttggttttgggttttttttgggggtggggggggtgtgtggagAGAGCCGGCCGCAGCCGCAGGGCACCCCGCCGCTggcgtgtccccccccccccccgccaccgccaccggCCATGGGCATCCAGGGCATGGAGCTGTGCGCCGTGGCCGTGgtcatcctcctcttcatcGCCGTCCTCAAGCAGTTCGGCATCCTGGAGCCCATCTCCGTGGAAggtaacacccccccccccccaattaattaatttgaattaattaatttatacCCAGCCCCCCCCCATGCATCTCGgggtgtccccatccttcccccgccccgggctgcAGGACCTGTTGGGCCTGTCGATGGTCCCCGGGGGGCAAACCCTGCTTTTTTTGGGGGTGCACTCCCCCCGgaggagggtttgggggtgaAGCCCGAGGGTgtgggggcgcggggggaggcggcAGCCCCCCGCACTTGCCGCGTCATGGCCCAGCCTTGCGCTGACCTTCCCCAAAACAGCGCTctgagggggtgctggggacccccccggccaCGCcgacccccaaaccccccctgAGGGGCGATGCTGggggccccccgcgcccctctCAATGCCGCAGACCCCCGAGGCAGGACaacggggacccccccagcccacaGTGACCCCCAAACCTCCCCGAGGTGGGATGTCGGGGGGCTCTGAGCCTGTATTAACTCCCCAAACCCTCCCGAGGTGAatgctggggaccccccagcccacactgacccccaaaaccccctgcAGACAGGACACTGGGGACCCCCAAGTCCTGCatcaaccccaaaacccccctgAGATGCAACGCTGGGGACCCCTGATCCCCcaccaacccccaaacccccccaagaTGGGACACCAAGGCCCCCCAATCCCCCATCAACCCCCAAAATGGGACACCAGGGCCCCCCAATCCCCCACtgacccccaaaaccccccaagaTGGGACACCAGCGCCCCCCAATCCCCCTCtgacccccaaaacccccctgAGAGGGGACGCCGGGGCCCCCCCAATCCTCGCCCCACCCCGGCTGCCCCTTCACGCCCCGGCAAACCCAGCTCGGCAGGAGACGGGGGGTCAAACCCCccccaagcagcagccaggggaCCCCGGGGTTTTCCGGGGCGTCCCTACCGATGCGGCACGGCGGAGCCTCTCCCCAACCCTGGCCCGCTTTTCCCGGCCCGAAGTTCCCGATATCCCCGTCTCGACGCTGAACGGGTCCGCAGGGGCTTCCCAAGCTGGAATTATTAATGAGCCATCATTTATTAATTACCTTCCGCCAGGCCGGGCGCAGGCGGGAGGGAGCATTAGCGGGGTGGAGGTGAGAGGCGGCTCCAGGATGCTCCGCGCCCCCGGAATGTGCTGCCGGAGGCAGGCATGTGTCCAGCGGCTCCTGGGAAAACCCTCCGGGTCGGTCGGCTTCTCCCTTGGGATGCGAAACCCAGAGCTCCCCGGTTTTCCTCCCGGCACGAGGGGATTTTAGGGTCTGccaatgggatggggagggggggagggtggATTTAAGCAGGGTCAGATCCGGGTGGGAAACAGCCCGGGATCAAGCGCGGGATGACGCGGAGAGGCTGCTGGACCCACGGGGGTCTTTGCCGGCGTCTCCCGGCAGACGGCGGCGATGCCGAGCTGGAGCTGTCGGCCGTACGGCACCAACCcgaggggctggagcagctgctggcgCAGACCAAGTTCACCAAGAAGGAGCTGCAGTCCCTCTACCGCGGCTTCAAGAACGTGAGTCTCGGGGGGTCCctcgccccggccccccacCGCGGGGCGGATTTTGGCGGAGCCGGGGCTCACCGGCCGCCCGCTCTCCTCCCCAGGAGTGTCCCAGCGGCCTCGTGGACGAGGAGACCTTCAAGCTCATCTACTCGCAGTTCTTCCCCCAAGGCGGTGAGTCGGGGGGGCCCCCGAGGCCGGCGTGGGGGTGCCGGGAGGGGGCTGCATCCGGAGAAAACGCCAAATCCCGATCCGGGCGTGTGCCGGGGTGGGAGCTTCACCGGCTCTCGCCTTCCTTCCCCTCGCAGACGCCAGCACCTATGCGCATTTCTTGTTCGACGCCTTCGACGCCGACCGCAATGGGGCTCTCTGCTTCCAGGTGAGCGTCCCAGCGCCGCTTCCGCGCCCGGCTTCTCGCCGGGAAAAGCCGTGCCGGCACTGCGTTCCTCGGGCCGCGGCCGGCTGTAAGCGTGCCCAGCGGCGTGATTCATCAGATCTTCCTCCTCGCCCGCGTGTGGTTGGGGATAAAAGCTCGGCGCAGCGGCGACGGCCAAAATCTTCGGACTTCTTGACGATGGGAGCCTGTGCCGGGAGAGTTCCAGGCACTGCGGCAGGGGTGGCTGGCGGGGGGGCCGGTGCCGTTTTTACCGTGGTGATTAAAAATAGCTACGAGCGAGAATAGAAACGGgatcaataggaaaaaaatcccccaggCGTCCCGCGATCGATGGCAGCACCGCGGCACCGTTGGAGGGGGGCAAACGGCCGAGCCAGGCGGGACACGGATCCGTCCCCGGGGTCTGGGCGTGCCGGCAGTGCCCGTGGGACGGCCCCGCTCACAGCTGCGCTTCTTCTGGCAGGATTTTGCCGTCGGCCTCTCCGTCTTGCTGCGGGGGACAGTGCACCAGAAGCTGAAGTGGGCTTTCAACCTCTACGATATTAATAAAGACGGCTACATCACCAAGGAGGTGACACGGGGAGGGGGGACGAGGACcgtggcggggccgggcagggtggGAGCATCATGGGGGACGCCCAGAGAGGGACGGGGATGGTGGCAACGGGTGCTGGGGGACGAAAGCGTCCTCGTTCAGAGGGTTCTTGTCACCCTGTCCCCGCTCCGTCCCCTCCTAGGAAATGCTGGAGATCATGAAATCCATCTACGACATGATGGGGCGCTACACCCACCCCACCCTGAGGGACAGCGCGCCCGCCGAGCATGTGGAGCTGTTCTTCCAGGTGAGACCGTCCCGTCGTCCCCTCCCAACGGCCGCCAAAACCTCCCGGGTGTCACGGGCCGGGGCTGtcaccgccgccgccggggccggggacGTCCCCGCTGAGCCCCTGCTGTTGCCTTGCAGAAGATGGACAGGAACGGTGACGGCGTGGTGACCTTCGAGGAGTTCCTGGAGACGTGCCAGAAGGTGAGCAGCTCCGGGGCAGGGGGCTTCGGCGTCAccgccatcctcctcctcctcctcctcctcactgccAGGCCTCCGAGCGTGAGACATAACCCTGTTCCTCGCCCCGTCAAATGACATGCTGGGGGGGTCGGGAGACATGGGGGACGAGAGCCCTCATCACCCCGGGGCCGACGGGAGGGACGGAGGAGAGGACCGGGGGCTCTgacctctccctcctgccctgcccaggacGAGGACATCATGAGCTCCATGCGGATCTTCGAGAACGTCATCTAGAACCCGGGACCACCCGCTCGGCCCCGCCAACGCCTCCGCCAGCGCCCGGGGGGAACTTTTTTCTACTATTACAGACAAAACGAgaggtgaaaggaaaagaaaacaatccaCCCGGCTCCCGGCACTACAAGAGACGAGAAGAGATACGGACGACTTTGCCGGCTCACCCGCCTGAGCCCTGCCTGGCACGGCGCCTTGGC
This Pelecanus crispus isolate bPelCri1 chromosome 21, bPelCri1.pri, whole genome shotgun sequence DNA region includes the following protein-coding sequences:
- the PURB gene encoding transcriptional regulator protein Pur-beta isoform X2, with protein sequence MADGDSGSERGGGGGGAGSGGGSGGGGAGPEQETQELASKRLDIQNKRFYLDVKQNAKGRFLKIAEVGAGGSKSRLTLSMAVAAEFRDYLGDFIEHYAQLGPSSPEQLAQAAGPPGEDGAGPGPRRALKSEFLVRENRKYYLDLKENQRGRFLRIRQTVNRGPGGPGGFPGGPPGLQSGQTIALPAQGLIEFRDALAKLIDDYGGEEDELGGPGGGGPGGGGLYGELPEGTSITVDSKRFFFDVGCNKYGVFLRVSEVKPSYRNAITVPYKAWAKFGGAFCRYAEEMRDIQERQRDKLYDRRAGPPGPGSGSGAGDDSDGDDVDDD
- the PURB gene encoding transcriptional regulator protein Pur-beta isoform X1; its protein translation is MADGDSGSERGGSGGGGGGGFATARGGGGGGGGGGAGSGGGSGGGGAGPEQETQELASKRLDIQNKRFYLDVKQNAKGRFLKIAEVGAGGSKSRLTLSMAVAAEFRDYLGDFIEHYAQLGPSSPEQLAQAAGPPGEDGAGPGPRRALKSEFLVRENRKYYLDLKENQRGRFLRIRQTVNRGPGGPGGFPGGPPGLQSGQTIALPAQGLIEFRDALAKLIDDYGGEEDELGGPGGGGPGGGGLYGELPEGTSITVDSKRFFFDVGCNKYGVFLRVSEVKPSYRNAITVPYKAWAKFGGAFCRYAEEMRDIQERQRDKLYDRRAGPPGPGSGSGAGDDSDGDDVDDD
- the COX5B gene encoding cytochrome c oxidase subunit 5B, mitochondrial, yielding MASRLLRVSAALRLLPAAPARAAPARCLAVPGGLASDEEQATGLERKVLEAMNKGLDPYSMFRPKRYAGTKEEPNLVPSISNKRIVGCVCEEDNSYVVWFWLHQGEAQRCPSCGAHYKLIPHELPH
- the KCNIP3 gene encoding calsenilin isoform X1, which encodes MGIQGMELCAVAVVILLFIAVLKQFGILEPISVEDGGDAELELSAVRHQPEGLEQLLAQTKFTKKELQSLYRGFKNECPSGLVDEETFKLIYSQFFPQGDASTYAHFLFDAFDADRNGALCFQDFAVGLSVLLRGTVHQKLKWAFNLYDINKDGYITKEEMLEIMKSIYDMMGRYTHPTLRDSAPAEHVELFFQKMDRNGDGVVTFEEFLETCQKDEDIMSSMRIFENVI
- the KCNIP3 gene encoding calsenilin isoform X2; this translates as MTRRGCWTHGGLCRRLPADGGDAELELSAVRHQPEGLEQLLAQTKFTKKELQSLYRGFKNECPSGLVDEETFKLIYSQFFPQGASPALAFLPLADASTYAHFLFDAFDADRNGALCFQDFAVGLSVLLRGTVHQKLKWAFNLYDINKDGYITKEEMLEIMKSIYDMMGRYTHPTLRDSAPAEHVELFFQKMDRNGDGVVTFEEFLETCQKDEDIMSSMRIFENVI